Proteins co-encoded in one Cytobacillus sp. NJ13 genomic window:
- a CDS encoding helix-turn-helix transcriptional regulator, protein MDFSVIGKKIKELRKSAGFSQKDLAKDICTQAQISKIENGDVLPLASTLYFISQRLGVDINYFFEHGTTPRLDYVQEVKHQLKMARRKLDYPLIKEIVEIEEKNPLFSANMKNYQTLLWHKAIYEYHVNHQAEKALSLVDKAISLTFEKVWTEREIEILMSKGIFLYEEGKYWDSLEIYLPARIQLDKIIYLNDETIRSRLLYNMAKAYTRLENYERSIEHCKVAIQTCIEKDLLFLLGELHYHIGYNYELRKQFVLAKKYMEQALDIFRLQRDERYNDFISGKVAIFDKNIQ, encoded by the coding sequence TTGGATTTTTCTGTAATCGGAAAAAAAATCAAAGAGTTAAGAAAATCAGCAGGATTTTCCCAAAAAGACCTGGCAAAAGATATATGTACTCAAGCGCAAATCAGCAAAATTGAAAATGGGGATGTCCTTCCTTTGGCTTCCACTTTATATTTCATTTCACAGAGGCTGGGGGTTGATATCAATTACTTCTTTGAACACGGAACAACCCCAAGGCTTGATTATGTTCAGGAAGTTAAACACCAGCTGAAAATGGCCAGGCGCAAGCTTGATTATCCCCTTATAAAAGAGATTGTGGAGATTGAAGAAAAAAATCCGCTTTTTTCAGCAAATATGAAGAATTATCAAACACTGCTCTGGCATAAAGCCATATATGAATACCATGTCAATCATCAGGCAGAAAAAGCACTATCACTAGTCGATAAAGCGATTTCTTTAACATTTGAGAAAGTATGGACAGAGCGCGAAATTGAAATTTTGATGAGCAAAGGGATATTTCTGTATGAAGAAGGCAAGTATTGGGATTCTCTTGAAATCTACCTGCCCGCAAGGATACAGTTAGATAAAATCATTTACTTAAACGATGAAACTATTCGGAGCAGGCTCCTTTATAATATGGCAAAAGCCTATACTAGACTAGAAAACTATGAACGGTCTATAGAACACTGCAAGGTGGCCATCCAAACCTGCATTGAGAAAGACCTTTTGTTTTTATTAGGCGAGCTTCACTACCATATAGGATATAATTATGAACTCAGAAAACAGTTTGTTTTGGCGAAAAAGTATATGGAACAAGCTCTTGATATTTTCCGTCTTCAAAGAGATGAAAGGTATAATGACTTTATAAGTGGAAAAGTGGCAATTTTCGACAAAAACATCCAATAG
- a CDS encoding efflux RND transporter periplasmic adaptor subunit: MTWKARLLACAVVLFLACNITLLFLKNDKINRTYHVDEWTSVKKQDLLETMPARGVLAPKEEQHFYYENSTGTFKGFLVEKGDEVQQGTGLFEYSPDDITLTKEEFQIEKDKLENEQENLESHISDLESMQRTLSSAPVEEDQPNPNVYMIQTLERDIYEKELQISRIDSEIEKYEDLIESADESLLNLTVESEIDGTVKSIKQDLTNPVVTVISNEQKVEGTLSEQEVKKAAEGMKVFITPAGSNKKINGTIEKILNHPTSEPHAETESRYEFSIAIDESNELESLHGEHVAVQIVTNEVIDTLTLPYQAVKNTKKGKYTYVIQSNGRVERKKIKTGIKINQTQEVKEGIANGEVVLLERSPFLKSGFPFITSIEPNKLKKKDLKELRKKEMLKYTARGFLSR; this comes from the coding sequence ATGACTTGGAAGGCAAGATTGTTAGCATGTGCTGTGGTTCTCTTTTTGGCTTGTAACATCACCCTGCTATTTCTTAAAAATGATAAAATAAACAGGACTTACCATGTTGATGAATGGACATCTGTAAAAAAACAGGATCTTCTTGAAACCATGCCGGCAAGAGGTGTATTGGCCCCAAAAGAAGAACAGCATTTTTACTATGAAAATTCAACTGGCACATTCAAAGGATTTCTCGTCGAAAAAGGTGATGAAGTTCAGCAGGGGACAGGGTTATTTGAGTATTCTCCGGATGACATTACACTCACAAAGGAAGAATTCCAAATTGAAAAGGATAAGCTGGAAAACGAACAAGAAAATCTTGAAAGCCATATAAGCGATCTGGAAAGCATGCAAAGAACCCTTTCCAGTGCACCCGTTGAAGAGGACCAGCCTAATCCGAATGTATATATGATACAAACACTTGAACGGGATATTTATGAAAAAGAGCTGCAGATTAGCAGAATTGATAGTGAAATCGAAAAGTACGAGGACCTGATCGAATCTGCGGATGAAAGTCTTTTAAATCTTACAGTAGAAAGCGAAATTGATGGGACAGTAAAAAGCATTAAGCAGGATCTCACTAATCCTGTGGTAACTGTCATTTCCAATGAGCAGAAGGTCGAAGGGACTCTTTCAGAGCAGGAAGTAAAAAAAGCTGCGGAAGGGATGAAGGTATTCATCACACCGGCAGGCAGCAACAAAAAGATTAATGGAACAATTGAAAAGATACTAAACCATCCTACTTCAGAACCACACGCAGAAACAGAGAGCCGTTATGAATTTTCTATAGCAATAGATGAATCAAACGAGCTTGAAAGCTTACATGGAGAGCATGTAGCTGTTCAAATTGTGACGAATGAAGTGATAGATACGCTGACATTACCATACCAGGCGGTTAAGAACACCAAAAAAGGCAAATATACATATGTAATTCAGTCAAATGGCCGGGTGGAAAGAAAAAAAATCAAGACAGGCATCAAGATTAATCAGACCCAGGAAGTGAAAGAAGGGATTGCGAATGGAGAGGTTGTTCTTCTGGAAAGATCGCCATTTTTAAAATCAGGTTTTCCTTTTATCACTTCAATCGAACCGAACAAATTGAAAAAGAAAGATTTAAAAGAATTGAGGAAGAAAGAAATGCTTAAGTATACAGCTAGAGGATTCCTTTCAAGATAG
- a CDS encoding sigma-70 family RNA polymerase sigma factor: MNNFQEKGSESLEVLVTEIMNAYGTELSTLAFSYVKDIEASKDIVQNVFIKCFTHLDEFEGRSSIRTWLYRITINQCKDYLRSYYIKKVFLIGQVKEEITVHSPESITLQKWDEEQVVAQIMNLGKKYREVLILRYIQELEVREIAEILSMSNETVKTRIRRGKNKLMPMLKGEFLYD, translated from the coding sequence TTGAATAATTTTCAAGAAAAAGGAAGCGAAAGCTTAGAAGTATTGGTTACTGAAATTATGAATGCCTATGGGACAGAACTATCCACTCTCGCTTTCTCCTATGTTAAAGATATAGAAGCGTCTAAAGACATTGTCCAAAATGTTTTTATAAAATGTTTTACGCATTTGGATGAGTTTGAAGGGCGATCATCGATTAGAACATGGCTTTACAGAATTACGATAAACCAATGTAAAGATTATCTAAGGTCTTATTACATAAAAAAAGTTTTTCTAATTGGCCAAGTAAAAGAAGAAATAACAGTGCATTCACCAGAATCGATTACGCTGCAAAAGTGGGATGAAGAACAGGTTGTAGCTCAAATAATGAATTTAGGCAAAAAGTATCGGGAGGTCCTTATTCTTAGATATATTCAAGAGCTGGAAGTAAGAGAAATTGCTGAAATATTATCTATGTCTAATGAAACTGTAAAAACACGGATCCGCCGAGGGAAGAACAAGCTAATGCCTATGCTGAAAGGGGAATTTCTGTATGACTAA
- a CDS encoding cell wall-binding repeat-containing protein codes for MKKSLIVFLSLAVFFFFTQEVTHAESTRLSGKDRYETAVNISKKGWTTADTVVLAIGDNFPDALAGGPLAYKLNAPILLTKKNTLGEVTRKQISSLKAKKAVILGGKGIITENVEAELRSLGLSIERIGGKDRYITAALIADKLGTSNKAIIAYGRNFPDALSIAPYAARMGYPILLSETKSLPEITKEKLKGKSETIFVGGKGILADSLLTQAPNAKRVSGKDRYQTAVAIINQFQSKAPAAYVATGTSFADALTGSVLAAKNNGAMLLVQTTKLPDAIKSHLNSNVYSSLTALGGNGAVSNNVLTQMNGLQANNTFEKSAKIDVNKTYSAKLADYGDEDYYQFTITEPGNISLQLKQTSGSGWYATLMTANGDSLEEFSTNYNSGASGVTNNSVGLPKGTYYIKIEDYSDGYKVPYSFTVKYTKSNNYEKEMNNTIAAANQINVNADYKGALQDSGDLDYYKFTLAAPGQVELKMDQKPGVAWEGTLLNEKGETFTYFSTEYGTYANGATSYRTGLPAGTYYFLIDNYSDAQDEEYKFKVQYIQGNYFEKEFNNTIETANILELNKSYKGLLSKSETVDFYKFTLDSAGKINVNVKNTPGKSWEVQVMNRNGEQYAYFTTKYDDYASGYSNVPIGLPAGDYYLVVENYSDSKDADYEFKVNFSEVSNYEKEFNNSVQSANPISIGAQISGSIQGGNDDDFYSFQLDKSGTISLTAKTKEDSSWYYEIVDGSGRTLQYMYTPYDNVTAEEVTETVSLPAGRYYIKIDNYYNSSFQEYSFSVKK; via the coding sequence ATGAAAAAATCTTTAATTGTTTTCCTGAGTCTGGCAGTGTTCTTTTTCTTTACTCAGGAAGTAACCCACGCAGAAAGTACCAGATTATCCGGAAAGGACCGTTATGAGACAGCAGTTAACATTTCCAAAAAAGGCTGGACAACAGCAGATACGGTTGTGCTGGCAATTGGGGATAATTTTCCTGACGCTTTAGCCGGTGGTCCGTTAGCTTACAAATTAAATGCACCAATCCTGCTGACTAAAAAAAATACTCTTGGGGAAGTAACCAGAAAACAGATTTCAAGTCTAAAGGCAAAAAAAGCAGTAATCCTGGGTGGCAAAGGAATTATTACGGAAAATGTCGAAGCGGAATTGCGCTCTTTGGGACTTTCCATTGAACGTATAGGCGGAAAAGACAGATACATAACAGCCGCATTAATTGCGGACAAGCTTGGAACCAGCAATAAGGCCATTATTGCATATGGAAGAAATTTCCCCGATGCTCTATCCATTGCACCATATGCAGCCAGAATGGGATACCCAATTCTGTTAAGTGAAACGAAATCATTGCCGGAGATAACAAAGGAAAAACTTAAAGGGAAGTCTGAAACAATCTTTGTTGGAGGAAAGGGAATCTTAGCTGATAGCCTGCTGACTCAAGCGCCCAATGCGAAACGCGTTTCAGGGAAAGACCGCTATCAGACAGCAGTTGCAATTATTAACCAATTCCAGTCCAAGGCTCCAGCAGCGTATGTTGCCACTGGTACCAGCTTTGCGGATGCATTAACAGGATCTGTTTTAGCAGCAAAGAATAATGGAGCTATGCTTTTGGTTCAGACAACAAAGCTTCCAGACGCTATAAAGAGCCATCTAAACTCGAATGTTTACTCAAGTTTGACTGCATTAGGCGGCAATGGAGCTGTTTCTAATAATGTATTAACTCAAATGAATGGTTTACAGGCGAATAATACCTTTGAGAAGTCAGCAAAAATTGATGTAAACAAAACTTATAGTGCCAAGCTGGCAGATTACGGGGATGAAGATTATTATCAATTTACCATTACTGAACCTGGAAATATTAGTTTGCAGCTTAAGCAAACCAGTGGTTCAGGCTGGTATGCTACTTTAATGACTGCAAATGGAGATTCTCTTGAGGAGTTTTCCACTAATTATAACTCTGGTGCTTCCGGGGTAACGAATAATTCAGTAGGACTGCCAAAGGGTACGTACTATATTAAAATTGAAGATTATTCAGATGGATATAAAGTTCCATATTCATTTACAGTTAAATATACAAAGAGCAACAATTATGAAAAAGAGATGAACAACACTATTGCAGCAGCAAATCAAATAAATGTGAATGCAGACTACAAAGGGGCTTTACAAGACAGCGGGGACCTAGATTATTACAAATTCACTTTGGCAGCACCAGGGCAAGTGGAATTGAAAATGGACCAGAAGCCTGGAGTCGCGTGGGAAGGCACATTACTGAATGAGAAAGGTGAAACATTTACATACTTCTCTACTGAGTATGGAACGTATGCAAATGGAGCTACCAGCTATCGGACTGGTTTGCCAGCCGGAACCTATTACTTCCTGATTGATAATTATAGTGATGCACAGGACGAAGAGTACAAGTTTAAAGTACAGTATATTCAGGGCAATTACTTTGAAAAGGAATTCAATAACACCATCGAAACTGCAAATATTCTAGAACTAAATAAAAGCTATAAAGGCTTATTAAGTAAATCCGAAACAGTAGATTTTTATAAATTCACTTTAGATTCTGCAGGCAAAATTAATGTAAACGTGAAAAATACCCCGGGTAAAAGCTGGGAAGTGCAGGTTATGAACCGTAATGGTGAGCAATATGCATACTTCACCACAAAATACGATGATTATGCAAGTGGCTACTCTAATGTTCCAATCGGTTTGCCGGCCGGGGATTATTACCTTGTCGTTGAAAATTACTCAGATAGTAAAGATGCTGATTATGAATTTAAAGTTAACTTCAGCGAAGTAAGCAATTATGAGAAAGAGTTCAATAATAGTGTTCAATCCGCCAATCCAATCAGCATTGGTGCACAAATATCAGGCTCCATACAAGGCGGAAATGACGATGACTTCTACTCTTTCCAATTGGATAAATCAGGGACGATTTCTTTAACAGCAAAAACGAAAGAAGACAGCAGCTGGTATTATGAAATCGTGGATGGATCAGGCAGAACGCTGCAGTATATGTATACACCTTATGATAATGTTACAGCAGAAGAAGTAACAGAAACGGTATCTTTACCGGCCGGAAGATATTATATAAAGATAGATAACTATTATAATTCTTCCTTCCAGGAGTACTCATTCTCTGTTAAGAAATAA
- a CDS encoding DUF4179 domain-containing protein → MTKRRSLKKAFIKKYGEDLIFTDKEIQEVMHKIRNQKTVSNRNFRLVPVFMLVFTPIVAIVLILSSTQLISNIKQDASKETEISETPNELEVIPFGDIGIQKVKREGMFTSIEQTVEKNGIAITLHEMMYDGTRLSFIYSMDKKDIPEDRSNPNIPDFKMNVDGELFADYSMVESIASEDGKILHELHLYEELPDQFQLEIIVNNVGKYEGPWVFQLPVNKIGENTYFAKPNKTATNGELSITLDKMSFAASSTNLEISMSQPLESYKKGNGSTSYLFEVLDDKGQPIAHMTSGATGGGEREGKFVDEFNEYFEPVTKLPKSITIIPYIESNGDLEFFDTPLNQNLPLYLEQDSYGGIAITEIEQKKGELWIHYQAEGVTENRRRVLELKEKGTDTELMRYDRYQITPDGYIAKFKTSQPLEELVVSTWKRNIKKVEGLELKVNVNNNGE, encoded by the coding sequence ATGACTAAAAGACGTTCCTTAAAAAAAGCTTTTATAAAAAAGTATGGGGAGGATTTAATCTTTACAGACAAGGAAATACAAGAAGTTATGCATAAGATACGTAACCAAAAAACTGTTTCTAATAGAAATTTTAGGCTTGTTCCTGTCTTTATGCTGGTTTTCACTCCTATAGTTGCCATTGTACTTATTTTAAGCTCGACCCAGCTGATTAGCAATATTAAACAGGATGCATCCAAGGAAACAGAAATATCAGAGACACCGAATGAATTAGAAGTAATCCCATTCGGAGATATAGGGATTCAAAAAGTGAAAAGAGAAGGTATGTTTACCAGCATTGAACAAACTGTTGAAAAGAATGGTATTGCTATTACTCTTCATGAAATGATGTATGATGGAACCCGTTTGTCTTTTATTTACTCGATGGATAAAAAAGATATCCCGGAAGACAGGAGTAATCCTAATATACCTGACTTTAAAATGAACGTAGATGGTGAGCTTTTCGCAGATTACTCGATGGTTGAATCCATTGCAAGTGAGGACGGGAAAATACTGCATGAACTTCATCTATATGAAGAATTGCCTGATCAATTTCAGCTTGAGATTATAGTAAACAATGTTGGAAAATATGAAGGTCCATGGGTATTCCAATTACCTGTAAATAAAATAGGTGAAAATACTTACTTTGCAAAGCCAAACAAAACGGCAACGAACGGTGAACTTAGTATAACTCTTGATAAGATGTCTTTCGCCGCGAGCTCTACCAATTTAGAAATCAGCATGAGCCAGCCGCTTGAAAGTTATAAAAAAGGAAACGGCAGTACATCTTACCTCTTTGAAGTATTGGATGATAAGGGTCAGCCTATAGCTCATATGACTTCGGGTGCTACGGGAGGCGGTGAAAGAGAAGGGAAGTTTGTTGACGAGTTCAATGAATATTTTGAACCCGTCACTAAGCTGCCAAAGTCAATCACCATTATTCCGTATATAGAATCAAACGGAGATTTGGAATTTTTTGATACCCCGCTAAATCAGAATTTGCCTCTATATCTTGAACAAGATTCATATGGCGGTATTGCTATTACTGAAATTGAACAAAAGAAAGGGGAGTTATGGATACATTATCAAGCAGAAGGTGTTACGGAAAACAGAAGGCGAGTTTTAGAATTAAAGGAAAAAGGAACAGATACGGAATTAATGCGATATGACAGATATCAAATCACTCCGGATGGCTATATAGCGAAATTTAAGACTTCCCAGCCATTAGAAGAGCTGGTTGTCAGTACATGGAAGAGGAATATTAAAAAGGTTGAGGGCTTAGAATTAAAAGTGAATGTAAATAATAATGGAGAATAA
- a CDS encoding acyltransferase — MSNTRGHISEIHILRAIGCLFVVAVHVSGSFYYEHGETYNEFTLFINQISRFGTPMFALISGFLLFYQARFKGFDLYRFATSRFTKIGLPFLFWSVFYLLFTYLVLGVNPLESGEKQFLVNFIFGNAYYHLYFMSIVFQFYLLFPLLQAVKSKMIWPVLLIGAVCINYYFVKSFNPGEFEGILGSILSQRAFLPSWIFYFIFGGFLAYFWEPLRAFSKKYKVLLGIAVLIVTAAAVWEYKTMGSTPSNRVTNMVNIPIITLFVIGIGEQIQKIRWLNSIITKIGTLSMAIYLVHPFVLYSFIQVAPDFVWKTAFFPFVYALILLGSIAMVKAIQLIPLNQYILTVPGTKKQKRNTSVKTSALRVKSNFQ, encoded by the coding sequence ATGAGTAATACTCGCGGACATATTTCTGAAATTCATATATTGAGGGCAATAGGCTGCCTATTTGTCGTTGCAGTTCATGTTTCTGGTTCTTTCTATTATGAGCACGGTGAAACATATAACGAGTTTACATTATTTATCAATCAAATCAGCCGCTTCGGAACACCAATGTTTGCACTTATTAGCGGTTTTCTCCTATTTTATCAGGCAAGATTTAAGGGCTTTGATCTTTATAGATTTGCTACTAGCCGATTTACAAAGATTGGCTTGCCATTTCTCTTTTGGAGTGTTTTCTATTTACTGTTTACGTATTTAGTACTTGGCGTAAACCCATTAGAATCCGGAGAAAAGCAATTCCTGGTGAACTTCATATTTGGCAATGCATATTATCATTTATATTTTATGTCCATTGTCTTTCAGTTTTACTTGCTATTTCCGCTGCTGCAGGCAGTTAAGTCAAAAATGATTTGGCCAGTGCTGCTGATCGGAGCAGTATGTATAAACTATTACTTTGTAAAGTCATTCAATCCTGGAGAATTCGAAGGAATCCTTGGAAGTATCCTAAGTCAGCGGGCATTTTTGCCAAGCTGGATTTTCTATTTTATTTTTGGCGGGTTCCTCGCTTATTTCTGGGAACCATTACGTGCATTTTCAAAGAAATATAAAGTTTTATTGGGGATTGCGGTTCTAATTGTCACAGCTGCCGCTGTATGGGAATACAAAACAATGGGATCCACACCGTCTAATAGAGTGACGAATATGGTCAACATTCCAATCATTACTCTTTTTGTGATTGGGATCGGAGAACAAATCCAAAAAATCAGGTGGCTGAACAGCATTATTACCAAGATTGGAACATTATCTATGGCCATCTACCTGGTACATCCTTTTGTTCTATACAGCTTTATCCAAGTTGCACCGGATTTTGTCTGGAAAACAGCATTCTTTCCTTTTGTTTATGCCTTAATTTTATTAGGTTCAATTGCAATGGTAAAAGCGATACAATTAATACCGCTTAATCAATATATATTAACAGTGCCGGGCACTAAGAAGCAGAAGAGAAATACCAGTGTTAAAACATCCGCTCTGCGGGTGAAATCAAATTTCCAATAA
- a CDS encoding LysM peptidoglycan-binding domain-containing protein — protein MKKQMVSIAAAAMLSSAFASQASADTYIVKKGDTLYHLAIKYQTTVTDIKKANKLNSDFLSINQQLQIPGAAEKPESNQPSGGSAAQAPSNTAKTYTVKSGDTLSKIALNHNISLKDLMSWNGLSTHLIYPGQVFKVSKSAGNTSGDTQGQTGSTPSPSAPSNGGSSEVYVVKKGDTLGGIAAKYKTTVQQIKTWNKLSSDLILIGQKLNLSASQDSGESVSNGKPNNNEPTDNGTASSVLAEAQKHIGVPYQWGGQTPSGFDCSGFIYYVLKQTGSKMGRYSSEGYFSRSFYVNTPQPGDLVFFENTYKKGISHLGFYVGNNKFIHAGSSGVEVSSLDNSYWKSHFDGFKRFY, from the coding sequence GTGAAAAAACAGATGGTTTCAATTGCTGCTGCAGCAATGCTTTCTTCTGCCTTTGCCTCTCAGGCTTCCGCTGATACATACATAGTTAAAAAAGGGGATACCCTATATCATTTGGCTATTAAATACCAAACTACTGTAACAGATATTAAAAAAGCCAATAAGTTAAATTCCGATTTTCTATCAATCAATCAACAACTTCAAATACCAGGTGCAGCAGAAAAACCTGAATCCAATCAGCCATCAGGCGGCTCTGCAGCGCAAGCACCAAGTAATACTGCCAAAACTTATACAGTTAAAAGCGGGGATACTCTTTCTAAAATTGCATTAAATCATAATATTAGTTTAAAAGACTTAATGAGCTGGAATGGACTTAGCACACATTTAATTTACCCTGGACAAGTCTTTAAGGTTTCAAAATCTGCCGGAAACACTTCGGGAGATACTCAAGGGCAGACAGGCTCCACCCCATCACCGTCAGCACCTTCAAATGGCGGCAGTTCAGAGGTATATGTTGTTAAAAAAGGGGATACTCTAGGCGGCATTGCTGCTAAGTATAAGACTACTGTTCAACAGATTAAAACATGGAATAAACTGAGTTCTGATTTAATCCTGATTGGTCAAAAGCTAAATTTAAGTGCAAGCCAGGATTCAGGTGAATCTGTCTCTAATGGGAAGCCCAACAATAATGAGCCCACAGACAATGGGACAGCGTCATCGGTTCTTGCTGAAGCACAAAAACATATTGGTGTTCCATATCAATGGGGTGGCCAAACTCCTTCAGGCTTTGACTGCAGCGGGTTTATCTATTATGTCTTAAAGCAGACAGGCTCCAAAATGGGACGCTACTCCTCAGAAGGGTACTTTAGCCGTTCTTTTTATGTGAACACACCACAGCCTGGCGATTTAGTATTTTTTGAGAATACATATAAAAAAGGCATTTCTCACTTAGGTTTCTATGTAGGAAATAATAAATTTATCCACGCCGGCTCCTCAGGCGTTGAAGTTTCCAGTCTGGATAATTCATATTGGAAGAGCCATTTTGATGGATTTAAACGATTTTACTAG
- a CDS encoding helix-turn-helix domain-containing protein, translating into MNLSEYLIGDSLQSFRQYKGLSVKELAEGVCSEEELISFEREKAYPSLETLNQLANKMNIDLTYFFNIASKSTINYSTAVMQIINKHKRNWNYKAIYEIVQKELENPIFQPVMLKQFLVWHQGICVFYLENDFDKAIQLLHGALDLTNEKRVNLSEREVEILTSIAILYKDMNHYTEAISMFKKGLNDLEKLPHILESRGKVRILFGLSQALTEIGEFQESLVYCQKGIEICIHEEIQYLFANLHYQSGENYIKLGNKEKGIEFLQKAIYILQLQRNDKFIQIIETEMEKLLNKC; encoded by the coding sequence ATGAATTTAAGTGAGTATTTAATTGGCGACAGCTTACAATCTTTTCGTCAGTATAAAGGGTTAAGTGTTAAGGAGCTGGCAGAGGGTGTATGTTCTGAGGAAGAACTTATTTCATTTGAAAGAGAGAAAGCGTATCCAAGTCTTGAAACGCTGAATCAATTAGCAAATAAAATGAATATTGATCTTACGTACTTCTTTAATATTGCTTCGAAGTCTACCATAAATTATTCTACAGCTGTTATGCAGATTATTAATAAGCACAAGCGGAATTGGAATTATAAGGCGATTTACGAAATTGTCCAAAAGGAATTGGAGAATCCGATTTTCCAGCCTGTCATGCTGAAGCAATTTTTAGTCTGGCATCAGGGAATCTGTGTGTTTTATCTTGAGAATGATTTTGATAAAGCGATCCAGCTGCTGCACGGCGCCTTAGACCTTACAAATGAAAAAAGGGTAAACTTATCGGAAAGAGAAGTCGAAATATTAACAAGCATCGCTATTTTATATAAAGATATGAACCATTATACCGAAGCTATTTCCATGTTCAAAAAAGGGCTTAATGATTTGGAAAAACTTCCGCATATCCTTGAGAGCAGAGGGAAAGTCAGGATTTTGTTTGGTTTATCCCAAGCCTTAACAGAGATCGGGGAATTCCAGGAATCCCTGGTATATTGCCAAAAGGGAATTGAGATTTGTATACATGAAGAAATACAATATTTGTTTGCTAATTTGCACTATCAAAGTGGAGAAAATTATATAAAACTTGGCAATAAAGAAAAGGGTATAGAGTTCCTTCAGAAAGCCATTTATATCTTGCAGCTGCAAAGAAATGATAAATTCATCCAAATTATTGAAACCGAAATGGAAAAATTGCTCAATAAATGTTAA